In one Carettochelys insculpta isolate YL-2023 chromosome 6, ASM3395843v1, whole genome shotgun sequence genomic region, the following are encoded:
- the BBOF1 gene encoding basal body-orientation factor 1: MRKGKGAKRQRAKKRAKGESKVDKESEAERAKANAALWEARLEVTEISRVEYREAARTLARNNEELAWQQHRLEKDTVDVISFLKKQDLEKEEQIAKLKQQLVELKQQAQQENEKVAEHYSMQLKDLEEKFSKKVREIGLIQLEMKTINEFRKKKAHMEKELEDIKENMRLSNKEHQETLGRLEKRFIEEKQRLKREAEKKIVMLAERAHHEAIVQLDSTGRAVFNENVRLQEALAYHLKEAEDLKRVKKQLEEDKAFLLQEKETNESLVQEKVRQVILQKEQIEALQQKVERLEMALGHMTQEFETEIQKTRHQALVQNQAGMVEINKLQQLLTMKDREMNRVKKLAKNILDERSEVEIFFLEALEQVKREIVSSRKCYKQVAQAAYQKKMMEAFAGKEEYPKIRTFNSNAHSTNSVYKDLQEAEKWTNIQQGKVDIGQLTWEQKECVLRLLFARMNGLERRKRKHVLAPSGPSAAIPASEEKNKASTEDIAPSLTFITQQLPASVPFS, encoded by the exons ATGCGGAAAGGGAAGGGCGCGAAGCGGCAGAG GGCAAAGAAACGGGCCAAGGGTGAGTCCAAAGTGGACAAGGAATCTGAAGCTGAGCGGGCCAAGGCCAATGCAGCGCTATGGGAAGCCCGGTTAGAGGTGACTGAGATCTCCCGGGTGGAGTATCGTGAGGCTGCACGCACATTGGCCAGGAACAATGAGGAACTGGCATGGCAACAGCACCGTCTGGAGAAGGACACAGTTGATGTGATCAGCTTTCTCAAGAAGCAGGATTTGGAGAAAGAAGAGCAG ATTGCAAAACTGAAACAGCAGCTGGTAGAGTTGAAGCAGCAGGCCCAACAGGAGAATGAGAAAGTG GCAGAACACTATTCAATGCAGTTGAAGGATTTGGAGGAGAAATTCAGCAAAAAAGTCAGAGAAATTGGATTAATTCAGTTGGAAATGAAAACAATAAATGAATTTCGCAAGAAGAAAGCACATATGGAGAAGGAATTGGAAGAT atAAAAGAGAACATGAGACTTTCAAACAAGGAACATCAGGAAACTCTTGGAAGGCTGGAGAAGAGGTTCATTGAAGAAAAG CAACGACTaaaaagagaggctgagaagaaGATAGTAATGCTGGCAGAGAGAGCCCACCATGAGGCCATTGT GCAGTTAgacagcactgggagagcagTGTTTAACGAGAATGTTCGTCTTCAGGAGGCTCTTGCTTATCACCTGAAAGAGGCAGAGGATTTAAAAAGAGTCAAGAAGCAGCTGGAAGAAGACAAGGCTTTTCTTCTGCAGGAGAAG GAAACCAATGAGAGTTTGGTTCAGGAAAAGGTCCGGCAAGTCATTCTTCAAAAAGAACAGATTGAAGCATTGCAGCAAAAAGTGGAGAGACTGGAGATGGCACTAGGTCACATGACACAAGAATTTGAAACCGAAATTCAGAAGACACGGCATCAGGCCTTAGTTCAAAACCAGGCAGGAATGGTAGAGATCAATAAGCTGCAGCAGCTACTGACAATGAAAGATCGGGAGATGAACCGAGTGAAGAAACTGGCCAAGAATATCCTGGATGAGAGGTCTGAGGTGGAAATTTTCTTCTTAGAAGCTCTGGAGCAGGTGAAACGTGAGATTGTGTCCAGCAGGAAGTGCTACAAGCAGGTGGCCCAAGCTGCCTATCAGAAGAAAATGATGGAGGCATTTGCAGGAAAGGAAGAGTATCCAAAAATCAGAACATTTAACAGCAACGCTCACAGCACAAATAGCGTGTACAAGGACCTGCAGGAGGCAGAAAAATG GACAAATATCCAGCAAGGGAAGGTGGATATTGGCCAGTTGACATGGGAGCAGAAGGAATGTGTTCTGAGGTTACTCTTTGCAAGAATGAATGGCCTGGAGCGACG